The following coding sequences lie in one Vanessa tameamea isolate UH-Manoa-2023 chromosome 17, ilVanTame1 primary haplotype, whole genome shotgun sequence genomic window:
- the LOC113404357 gene encoding uncharacterized protein LOC113404357 isoform X1: MNAREYREKLIDEVKKYPVLYDTNHENHRDIDVRDRCWQEISERLGANCEVLKREWKILRDSLRQSLKKSDKGVTTKAGLPCKKWRFQNRMSFVLPYMTMRPDASRNRRSLRRDIKLDDTEAQSDQDQESEVWDPGNSDQDSLDLYFASVCQSTKRLPKKYQNLIKKQVLEVLLRVEEQVEAESGESKMTVYKNSE; this comes from the exons ATGAATGCGAGAGAATACAGAGAGAAATTAATTGATGAAGTGAAAAAGTACCCAGTGTTGTACGACACAAACCACGAGAACCATCGCGATATCGATGTCAGAGACCGTTGTTGGCAGGAAATATCCGAGCGTCTCGGGGCTAACT GCGAAGTATTAAAACGCGAATGGAAGATCCTCCGCGACTCCCTTCGACAATCCCTCAAGAAAAGCGACAAGGGCGTTACGACTAAAGCAGGATTGCCCTGCAAGAAATGGCGTTTCCAGAATAGGATGTCCTTTGTTCTACCGTACATGACGATGAGGCC gGATGCTTCCAGGAACCGTCGTTCGTTAAGGAGAGATATCAAATTGGACGATACTGAAGCCCAATCCGACCAGGACCAGGAGTCGGAAGTGTGGGACCCGGGCAACAGCGACCAAGACTCCTTGGACTTATACTTCGCCAGCGTCTGCCAAAGCACAAAGAGGCTACCAAAGAAATACCAGAATCTGATCAAGAAGCAAGTACTGGAGGTGTTGCTCAGGGTCGAGGAGCAAGTCGAAGCAGAGTCGGGGGAGTCCAAAATGACAGTGTACAAAAACTCTGAATAA
- the LOC113404357 gene encoding uncharacterized protein LOC113404357 isoform X2, with the protein MNAREYREKLIDEVKKYPVLYDTNHENHRDIDVRDRCWQEISERLGANCEVLKREWKILRDSLRQSLKKSDKGVTTKAGLPCKKWRFQNRMSFVLPYMTMRPNRRSLRRDIKLDDTEAQSDQDQESEVWDPGNSDQDSLDLYFASVCQSTKRLPKKYQNLIKKQVLEVLLRVEEQVEAESGESKMTVYKNSE; encoded by the exons ATGAATGCGAGAGAATACAGAGAGAAATTAATTGATGAAGTGAAAAAGTACCCAGTGTTGTACGACACAAACCACGAGAACCATCGCGATATCGATGTCAGAGACCGTTGTTGGCAGGAAATATCCGAGCGTCTCGGGGCTAACT GCGAAGTATTAAAACGCGAATGGAAGATCCTCCGCGACTCCCTTCGACAATCCCTCAAGAAAAGCGACAAGGGCGTTACGACTAAAGCAGGATTGCCCTGCAAGAAATGGCGTTTCCAGAATAGGATGTCCTTTGTTCTACCGTACATGACGATGAGGCC GAACCGTCGTTCGTTAAGGAGAGATATCAAATTGGACGATACTGAAGCCCAATCCGACCAGGACCAGGAGTCGGAAGTGTGGGACCCGGGCAACAGCGACCAAGACTCCTTGGACTTATACTTCGCCAGCGTCTGCCAAAGCACAAAGAGGCTACCAAAGAAATACCAGAATCTGATCAAGAAGCAAGTACTGGAGGTGTTGCTCAGGGTCGAGGAGCAAGTCGAAGCAGAGTCGGGGGAGTCCAAAATGACAGTGTACAAAAACTCTGAATAA